From a single Helicovermis profundi genomic region:
- a CDS encoding YhcH/YjgK/YiaL family protein: MIIDNIQNIGMYKNIGKYLDEAINYILTTNFDKISPGKYQVIGDDVFAIISEYETKNEDDGFWEAHEKYIDIQYIAKGIEKIGYSNIERFEIKNCYDCDSDVALGRADGDFITLFPGDFMILFPQDVHKPGNQYCEKAQVKKVVVKVKIY, encoded by the coding sequence ATGATCATTGATAATATCCAGAATATAGGTATGTATAAAAATATCGGGAAATACTTGGATGAAGCTATTAACTATATATTAACTACCAATTTTGATAAAATTTCTCCTGGGAAATATCAAGTAATTGGGGATGATGTATTTGCGATTATTTCAGAATATGAAACAAAGAATGAAGATGATGGGTTTTGGGAAGCACACGAAAAGTATATAGATATTCAATATATAGCAAAAGGGATCGAAAAAATTGGATACAGCAATATAGAAAGATTTGAGATTAAAAATTGTTATGATTGTGATTCTGATGTTGCCTTAGGCAGAGCAGATGGTGATTTCATTACATTGTTTCCAGGGGATTTTATGATATTATTCCCACAGGATGTTCATAAACCAGGAAATCAGTATTGTGAAAAAGCTCAAGTAAAGAAAGTAGTAGTGAAAGTAAAGATATACTAA
- a CDS encoding N-acetylneuraminate synthase family protein: protein MKKQFYSNKPYLIAETAYTFEGDYNYLFEQTKDIPNVIDAIKYHMLINLDEYMVEEHPVYDLLKNWILSEDNWKDILTEAKSNKLDTIILADDKASVEFCAKNHELVDAIEIHSACINDIELLDDAIDFSNEFNKTFILGISGFEIQELLDVTEYIKSKNVKDILMMYGFQNFPTDIEKVNLSKIKVLENLLNCKIGYADHTEYSKNKELLINASYSLGANVQEVHYVKDEGLEKTDYITGVGIERLCSIKENLEIIFKALGSNDLRLNDGEKKYLNFRKVPLYMSDLESKQILERSSIVHKRVETPTRQHKFNELNEYFGKTIIKDVNKYKEVIIEDLKEKDNDH from the coding sequence ATGAAAAAACAATTCTACTCAAATAAACCGTATTTGATTGCTGAAACTGCTTATACATTTGAGGGTGATTACAATTACTTATTTGAGCAAACAAAAGATATTCCAAATGTAATTGATGCAATTAAATATCATATGCTTATTAATTTAGACGAATATATGGTTGAAGAACATCCTGTATATGATTTACTAAAAAACTGGATTTTATCTGAAGATAATTGGAAAGATATTTTAACTGAAGCAAAATCAAATAAACTAGATACAATTATTCTAGCAGACGATAAAGCATCAGTAGAATTTTGTGCTAAGAATCACGAATTAGTTGATGCGATAGAAATTCACTCAGCATGTATAAATGATATAGAATTACTTGACGATGCTATAGATTTTTCTAACGAATTTAATAAGACTTTTATCTTAGGTATCAGTGGTTTTGAAATTCAGGAGCTTTTGGATGTTACAGAGTATATTAAGAGTAAAAATGTTAAGGATATTTTGATGATGTATGGTTTTCAAAATTTTCCTACAGATATTGAAAAGGTAAACCTTAGTAAGATTAAAGTACTAGAAAATTTATTGAATTGCAAGATTGGTTATGCAGATCATACTGAATATTCAAAGAATAAGGAACTGCTCATAAATGCGTCATATTCACTTGGTGCAAATGTTCAAGAAGTTCATTATGTAAAAGATGAGGGTCTAGAAAAAACGGACTATATTACAGGGGTTGGTATAGAGAGATTATGTTCAATAAAAGAAAATCTTGAAATAATCTTCAAAGCACTTGGATCAAATGATTTGAGACTAAATGATGGAGAAAAGAAATACTTAAATTTTAGGAAAGTACCATTATATATGTCAGACCTTGAAAGTAAACAAATTTTAGAAAGATCATCAATTGTACATAAAAGGGTCGAGACACCAACAAGACAACATAAATTTAATGAGTTAAATGAATATTTTGGTAAGACAATCATAAAAGATGTAAATAAATACAAGGAAGTAATTATTGAAGATTTAAAGGAGAAAGATAATGATCATTGA
- a CDS encoding cytidylyltransferase domain-containing protein has translation MKIGFVIPARLKSTRLKKKILMNLGNQSALEWAIDRAKSSTSIDEVVVATTALNTDSEISKICIKKGIRYFQGSPDDVLLRLKDTAEYFDFDYIVNITPDNTLFSMYLIDLIVSEIKENPDSDYLRFKDAMLGTGIYALKKEALQTVCDFKNVLDTEIWGSLFHKDYFNIREIEMPSFLKANYRLTMDTELDYLMLSKIFDELGLLEGYNVELITVINFLDNNPQIAEINSKIIQRSSSEVVIEKINRNFKENEDEFYSIKKKYYGGLD, from the coding sequence TTGAAAATTGGATTTGTAATACCTGCAAGATTGAAATCTACTAGGCTTAAGAAAAAAATTCTAATGAATTTAGGTAATCAAAGTGCTTTAGAATGGGCTATTGATAGAGCAAAGAGTTCGACATCTATAGATGAAGTAGTAGTTGCTACAACTGCATTAAATACTGATTCAGAGATTAGTAAAATATGCATAAAGAAAGGCATCAGGTATTTTCAAGGTAGCCCTGATGATGTTCTACTAAGATTGAAAGATACAGCTGAATATTTTGATTTTGATTACATAGTAAATATCACACCTGATAATACCTTGTTTTCGATGTATTTGATTGACTTAATAGTAAGTGAAATTAAAGAAAATCCAGATTCCGATTATCTTAGATTTAAGGATGCAATGCTTGGAACAGGAATCTATGCCCTGAAAAAAGAAGCTTTGCAGACAGTTTGTGATTTTAAAAATGTTTTGGATACTGAAATATGGGGATCACTTTTTCATAAGGATTATTTTAATATAAGAGAGATTGAAATGCCAAGTTTTCTAAAGGCAAATTATAGACTTACTATGGATACCGAGTTAGATTACTTAATGCTAAGTAAAATATTCGATGAATTAGGATTACTAGAGGGATACAATGTGGAGTTAATTACCGTAATTAACTTTTTAGATAATAATCCTCAAATAGCAGAAATTAATTCAAAAATAATTCAGAGATCAAGTTCTGAGGTAGTTATTGAAAAGATAAATAGAAATTTTAAAGAAAATGAGGATGAGTTTTATAGTATTAAAAAGAAATATTATGGAGGGCTAGATTAA
- a CDS encoding PIG-L deacetylase family protein, which translates to MNKTAVVITPHPDDETLGCGGTLLVLKNIGYKINWLIVTNIFEEFGFSKEKIESRNNEIDLVSKRYGFDIVKKIGIPTSRVDEISKGKLVSEISNAFNEIKPNIIFAPFYNDVHTDHKAIAEATLSCTKWFRYSYIEKVLYYETISETDFNIDSTAKRFNPNVYIDISQYLDEKLSIMKIYESEIGEFPFPRSEKAIRSLAYLRGSQCGSDAAEAFELLRANIKL; encoded by the coding sequence ATGAATAAGACAGCTGTAGTGATTACACCTCATCCGGATGACGAAACACTAGGATGTGGTGGTACTTTACTAGTTTTGAAAAATATTGGTTATAAAATCAACTGGTTGATTGTTACTAACATTTTTGAGGAATTTGGCTTTTCTAAAGAAAAAATTGAATCCAGAAATAATGAGATTGATTTAGTTTCAAAGCGATATGGATTTGATATTGTGAAAAAAATTGGAATACCAACATCAAGAGTAGATGAAATTTCAAAAGGTAAGTTAGTTTCTGAAATTTCGAATGCATTTAATGAGATAAAACCCAATATTATATTTGCTCCATTTTATAATGATGTTCACACGGACCATAAGGCAATAGCAGAAGCAACACTTAGTTGTACTAAGTGGTTTCGTTATTCATATATTGAAAAAGTTTTATATTATGAAACAATTTCAGAAACGGATTTCAATATTGATTCTACAGCAAAGAGGTTTAATCCCAATGTATATATTGATATTAGTCAATATCTTGATGAGAAATTAAGCATTATGAAAATCTATGAAAGTGAAATTGGTGAATTTCCTTTTCCAAGGAGTGAGAAAGCAATAAGAAGCTTGGCATATTTAAGAGGATCACAGTGTGGATCAGATGCAGCGGAAGCTTTTGAATTGTTGAGGGCAAATATAAAGCTATAG
- a CDS encoding formyltransferase family protein → MKVLFIGSVESSYILLNELINHEVEICGVITKKESKFNSDFCDLASICASNNIEYVYSETSRDNDTFEFIKNKAPDIIYCFGWSYLLSEEIINIPKLGTVGFHPAKLPYNKGRHPLIWALVLGVKTTASTFFMIDEKADNGDLVSQIEVPIDIKDDANSLYNKVMQVAKEQVIQITKAFSEGSITFIKQNPNEGNVWRKRGKSDGKIDFRMTSMGIYNLVRGLSKPYVGAHFELNGCDYKVWSTEIVGISNSEYENIEPGKVISVYSDKSFTVKTGDGLIKILESDGIDLRVGDYL, encoded by the coding sequence ATGAAGGTATTATTTATAGGAAGCGTAGAAAGTTCATATATCTTATTGAATGAATTAATCAATCATGAAGTTGAAATATGCGGAGTTATAACAAAGAAAGAAAGCAAGTTTAACTCGGATTTTTGCGACTTGGCATCAATCTGTGCCTCAAATAATATCGAGTACGTGTATTCTGAAACTTCTAGAGATAATGATACCTTTGAATTTATTAAGAATAAAGCCCCTGATATTATTTATTGTTTTGGATGGTCATATTTACTGAGCGAAGAAATTATTAATATTCCAAAATTAGGTACTGTAGGATTTCATCCAGCAAAACTTCCTTACAATAAGGGAAGACATCCTTTGATATGGGCGCTGGTTCTAGGGGTTAAAACTACAGCATCAACTTTTTTTATGATTGATGAAAAAGCAGATAATGGAGATTTGGTGTCTCAAATTGAAGTACCTATAGACATAAAAGATGATGCAAATTCTTTGTATAATAAGGTTATGCAAGTAGCTAAAGAGCAAGTAATTCAGATTACTAAAGCTTTTTCTGAAGGTTCAATTACATTTATTAAACAGAACCCTAACGAGGGTAATGTATGGAGAAAAAGAGGTAAAAGCGATGGGAAAATAGATTTTAGAATGACATCCATGGGTATATACAATCTAGTTAGGGGATTATCAAAACCTTATGTTGGTGCACATTTTGAGTTAAATGGGTGTGATTATAAAGTTTGGTCTACTGAAATAGTTGGAATTAGTAACAGTGAATATGAAAATATAGAACCTGGAAAGGTAATAAGTGTTTATAGCGACAAATCTTTTACTGTTAAGACAGGAGACGGTTTAATAAAAATATTAGAATCTGATGGAATAGATTTAAGAGTAGGTGACTATTTATAA
- the neuC gene encoding UDP-N-acetylglucosamine 2-epimerase yields MKKICILTATRAEYGLLKPVIESFVNRKDIDLRVVVTGAHLSPEFGLTYEEIINDGIEIDKKIEILVSADTPSAISKSMGLAMIGFADYFSESMPDLLVVLGDRYETLAVTTVAMNQRIPIAHLYGGEATEGLIDESIRHSISKMSYLHFTSTEEYRKRVIQLGENPSRVFNVGAIGIENIKRNEYISKQELSNSINLSLDKLYAVVTFHPVTLEHQSSEHQISELLKAIAKHDEMNFIFTKGNSDVDGRIINSMIDEYVKDRENCVAVTSLGLKRYLTAIRYCQMVIGNSSSGIIEVPSFKVPTINIGDRQKGRIQADSIINCAPDFNSISDAIDKGNDTEVRASIQLVKNPYENDNTTCNIVSIIEDFLLNNKIDIKKRFYDLN; encoded by the coding sequence ATGAAGAAGATATGTATACTAACTGCAACTAGAGCAGAATATGGTTTGTTAAAACCGGTTATTGAAAGTTTTGTCAACAGAAAAGACATAGATTTAAGAGTTGTTGTTACTGGAGCACACCTTTCACCTGAGTTTGGCTTAACCTATGAAGAAATTATTAATGACGGCATAGAGATAGATAAGAAAATTGAAATTTTGGTAAGTGCAGATACACCTTCAGCTATATCTAAATCAATGGGATTAGCAATGATTGGGTTTGCAGATTACTTTAGTGAGTCAATGCCAGACTTATTGGTTGTTCTTGGGGATAGATATGAAACTCTTGCAGTTACAACAGTAGCTATGAATCAAAGAATTCCTATTGCACATTTATATGGTGGTGAAGCTACTGAAGGATTAATTGATGAATCAATAAGACATTCAATTAGCAAAATGAGTTACTTGCATTTTACAAGTACTGAAGAGTATAGAAAACGAGTGATTCAGTTAGGTGAAAATCCATCAAGAGTTTTTAATGTTGGAGCTATTGGAATAGAAAATATTAAGAGAAATGAATATATTAGTAAGCAGGAGTTATCAAATTCAATTAATCTATCTTTAGATAAGCTTTATGCGGTTGTTACATTTCACCCTGTAACACTTGAACATCAAAGTTCTGAACATCAGATATCTGAACTATTAAAAGCAATTGCAAAGCATGATGAAATGAATTTCATATTTACAAAAGGAAATTCTGATGTAGATGGACGTATAATAAATTCTATGATTGATGAATATGTTAAAGATAGGGAAAACTGTGTTGCTGTAACATCTCTAGGATTAAAAAGGTATTTAACGGCAATTAGGTATTGTCAAATGGTTATAGGAAATTCATCAAGTGGAATAATTGAGGTTCCTAGCTTTAAAGTACCAACGATAAACATTGGCGATCGTCAAAAAGGTAGGATTCAGGCTGATAGCATCATAAATTGTGCACCTGATTTTAATTCTATTTCGGATGCAATAGATAAAGGTAATGATACTGAAGTTAGGGCAAGTATTCAGCTTGTTAAAAACCCATACGAGAATGATAACACTACTTGCAATATCGTTTCAATAATCGAAGACTTTTTGCTTAATAATAAAATTGATATTAAGAAAAGGTTTTATGATTTGAATTAA